A single genomic interval of Shewanella psychropiezotolerans harbors:
- the hpf gene encoding ribosome hibernation-promoting factor, HPF/YfiA family — MKINLSGHHVDVKDSIKEHLNEKFSKIATHFPTLISLDVTISKEHGEYQVELRTNYEGSRISASGTNDVMYPAIAIAKKKLEAALKHRKGQLKADKHEKPVSTTPEIAHEIVQEMKLV, encoded by the coding sequence ATGAAAATAAATCTTTCAGGTCACCACGTAGATGTTAAAGATTCAATCAAAGAACATTTGAACGAAAAGTTTTCCAAGATAGCCACTCATTTCCCGACACTTATTTCGTTAGATGTCACCATCTCTAAAGAGCATGGCGAGTATCAGGTTGAGTTGCGCACTAATTATGAAGGTAGTCGAATCTCTGCATCGGGGACAAACGATGTCATGTATCCGGCTATTGCGATTGCCAAGAAGAAGCTCGAGGCAGCGCTCAAGCACCGTAAGGGTCAGCTAAAAGCAGATAAACATGAGAAGCCAGTGAGCACGACGCCAGAAATAGCTCATGAAATAGTCCAAGAGATGAAACTGGTTTAA